Within the Deinococcus peraridilitoris DSM 19664 genome, the region GAAGCGGACGATGCTGGATTCGCTGACGCCGGCTCGTTCGGCCAACTCGGTCAGGGTTTCGCTGGCGGTCAGCGCTGGGTCGGCGAGAATCATCTCGGCTGTTTTTTGAGCGGAGGAATTGAGACTGTGCAGGCGATGGCGGAGCAGGGCGAGAATGCCGGGGAAGGCAACCGCACGTTCTGAGGACGGTTGATCAACGATCGTCATGACAGGTTTTTTCCTTCTCTATGGTTGTACCTGACAGGTATTCTCCTGTCAACAGCGATGGTCAAGGCGTTCCCACCGGGCTTTGGAAACCCCTTGACCGGCAGTAAGGTTACAGCCCAATCGTGGCCACCCATAAAAGGGCTCACGGTATGAGGAGTCGGCTTCCATACAGTGTTGATGAAAGGAACAAAGTAGGGATCGTGCTGACGTGGAGTTCTCGCTTGCCGATGCCGAGAACGAACATGCTGGTCCTCCCTTGGGGTAGGTTGAGGGTGTCAGATTCGTTGTTCTCGGGTCTCTTCTTGTGGTGCAGGCTGCGAGAACATGCCCAAGTCGGCCAGATCCAGGATGCGGTCTTGGTAGACCGGAAAAAAGCGCTGGCCTCTCTTGGGCAGAACGGACGCCGTGCAGTGAGCCTCGTCAGGTACGACCTTGGAGCTTCTTGCCGCTTCCTGGCGTTAAGACACGGGCGGGCGGCAGGCTCTCCTGAGCCTTGTCGTGAAATTTTTTTCCGCTCCATCGCACTGCTCAGCTCAAGTTGTGGGGTACTGAGGCTTCATACACTCGCGACGGCATGTCCGGAGTGCTGCTCCTTAACGGAAAGGATCGCTCTGAAAGGCGGTACCGTGCAAAACTGGACTTCAGCAGGGCATCGAACCGGGCGTTGCGCTCCACCGGAACTTTCTGAGGATCAGCTGCCAAGGCAGCACTTGGCCGTCAACACGGGGACTGATGAAAGGCGCGACCGTTTGTGGTTCCATCAAACAGCGCGATCCAATTTGTACCCTGGAGGCCGTATGACACGTAAAGCGGTCCTGAAATGGGGATTGAGTGCGCTGATCCTGGTTGGGCTGGTGTTTACGGCGGTCCGGTACCTGAATGGGGAGGCGCTCACGCAGGCGTTCGCGACTTTTGATTTCGTGTACGCTCCGTGGATCGTCGCGTTGGGTCTCGTTTACCCGGTCGTGAAGGGCTTGAGGCTCGCGACGCTGCTGAAACCCGTCAGTGATGTCGCCCCCCAGGCGGTGCTGCTCGCCCATCTGGCTGGGACGGCGGTGGCCTTGCTGCCTGGGGGATTTGCCGCGCGCGCAGGCTTGCTCAGCGTGGCGGGTGTGCCTTTGTCGTCCGCGACACCACCCGTCTTACTCGCCAGCGTGTTCGATCAAGCGCTGCTGCTGCTCGGGGTGATGATCGCGACCCTCTGGTACGAACAGGCGCGTTTGCCTGCCTTGCTGATCGGAGCTGGAGTTCTGGTGTCAGCGGCATTGCTGGCGATTCCGGTCTTGCGCCGCCAACTTGTGCGTCAAGCGCAGAAGTTGGCGGCGCACTTCAAGATACGTGACGAGTGGCGGGCGTCCGTCAC harbors:
- a CDS encoding lysylphosphatidylglycerol synthase transmembrane domain-containing protein, whose translation is MTRKAVLKWGLSALILVGLVFTAVRYLNGEALTQAFATFDFVYAPWIVALGLVYPVVKGLRLATLLKPVSDVAPQAVLLAHLAGTAVALLPGGFAARAGLLSVAGVPLSSATPPVLLASVFDQALLLLGVMIATLWYEQARLPALLIGAGVLVSAALLAIPVLRRQLVRQAQKLAAHFKIRDEWRASVTHSRSLLNAPVLVTATALTVLSFAIKVLALHLCLLGVGWSLPLGPLVLAFVLPTLLARLSPVPGGFGVAEASAVGFLVVNSALPPEEALAASTLFRLATVLLPALLGTLVYFTLWRARVSTSGEKESQTGRRG